One genomic region from Campylobacter sp. RM5004 encodes:
- a CDS encoding DUF507 family protein: MRIRQPHIPYVSNKISLDLLNSNFIKLVNGLEPAKEVITKIITALVLKEKSLDEKVNEILAEQENQMDLMQVDRKNMFWLLKKKLADEYKIQMNYEDRYNALSHAILDALVDEDLINFNVSENRVKNVIYSSMIEYLKTYEDIEDLVYDKISNYKRKIIPGSEEYDLIYEKLYEEELKKRKML; the protein is encoded by the coding sequence TAGACAACCACATATTCCTTATGTTTCAAATAAAATTTCACTAGATTTATTAAATTCAAATTTCATAAAATTAGTAAATGGACTTGAACCTGCTAAAGAAGTTATCACTAAAATAATCACTGCTTTGGTGTTAAAAGAAAAATCTTTAGATGAAAAAGTGAATGAAATTTTAGCAGAGCAAGAAAATCAAATGGATTTAATGCAAGTTGATAGAAAAAATATGTTTTGGCTACTTAAGAAAAAATTAGCAGATGAGTATAAAATCCAAATGAATTATGAAGATAGATACAATGCTTTATCTCACGCTATTTTAGATGCTTTAGTAGATGAAGATTTAATTAATTTCAATGTATCGGAAAATAGAGTAAAAAATGTAATTTATTCAAGTATGATTGAGTATTTAAAAACTTATGAAGATATTGAAGATTTAGTTTATGATAAGATTAGTAACTACAAAAGAAAGATTATTCCTGGTAGTGAAGAATATGATTTAATTTATGAAAAGCTTTATGAAGAAGAGCTTAAGAAAAGGAAAATGCTATAA